The genomic region CAGAGCCGATCGGCTACCTCGCCGGAACCTCGGACCTGGTCGGTCATCGGCGGCATGTCATCAGCGCTCACGGGCGCGCGTTGACCAAGCGGGCTGTGCTGGCTCTCATCCGCAATCCGACCCTCGCGGTCAGCTTCGCCCGGACCCGCGGCATGCGATACCTGAAGAAGCTTGTCTTCCGTCGTGGTCGAGCGCCCGCGGCGTCGGGGCCCGCCCGTCGGAGTGCGGTCCTTCACCATGTGGTTGTCGTGGCCGAGTACCGGGGGCGGGGAGTCGGCGCGGCCCTCATCGCGGCGTTCGAGGACGACGCCCGCCACGCGGGTTGCCACGAGCTCACGCTGGTCACCCAAACGGGCGGGCCAGCTACCGACTACTACCGACGGTCCGGCTGGACGGCAGTCGGTGAGCATCGCACTCCGGACGGCGCACCCCTCAGCACGTTCACGAAGGCGGTGACCAGCCGCGAGGCCGGACCGCAGGACCGCCGCTTTGTCGCCGAGTAAACGCAGGCGTGCCCGCATCGTTGGACGGACCCGGATCGGCGCGGTCGTTGGCCTCCTGCTCCTGGCGGCGTGCACCGCACCTAGGACCGATCGCCCTGGAGGCGACGCCCCGGATGGGGAGCCAACGAGTC from Nocardioides salarius harbors:
- a CDS encoding GNAT family N-acetyltransferase, with amino-acid sequence MFGVPLLLWRIVTPPSIGDMLSENGPVVALRRLRPEDLPFVVDQHLQHFPDGFFARLGRAFLTEYYLSYCTDHSSCAVVATDGAEPIGYLAGTSDLVGHRRHVISAHGRALTKRAVLALIRNPTLAVSFARTRGMRYLKKLVFRRGRAPAASGPARRSAVLHHVVVVAEYRGRGVGAALIAAFEDDARHAGCHELTLVTQTGGPATDYYRRSGWTAVGEHRTPDGAPLSTFTKAVTSREAGPQDRRFVAE